In Duganella zoogloeoides, a single genomic region encodes these proteins:
- a CDS encoding glycosyltransferase family 2 protein, translated as MSFKAELYSDVSVAVLVPCYNEATTIAKVVRDFKAALPNSTVYVYDNNSKDNTAGIAAAAGAVVVHEALQGKGNVVRRMFSDISADVYIMADGDDTYDASVAPQMIQLLLDKNLDCINGVRHSTEIEAYRQGHKFGNWMLTTIVAKLFGNSTKDMLTGYRVFSHKFVKSFPVVSKGFEIETELTVHSLELRMRSEDVDTAYGVRPEGSASKLSTYKDGMKILWMIFKLIKLERPTLFFNTVSLISVVLSLALFYPVLMDYLHTGLVPRLPTAILSGLVMLLALFSFAVGLILASVTQGRRETKQLSFLATPRRAPKPGIGS; from the coding sequence ATGTCGTTCAAAGCTGAACTGTATTCGGATGTCTCGGTTGCGGTACTGGTACCCTGCTACAACGAAGCAACCACCATCGCCAAGGTCGTGCGCGACTTCAAGGCGGCACTGCCCAACAGCACTGTCTACGTCTACGACAACAACTCCAAGGACAATACCGCTGGCATTGCTGCCGCCGCCGGTGCGGTAGTGGTCCACGAGGCGCTACAAGGCAAGGGCAACGTGGTACGCCGCATGTTTTCCGATATTTCAGCAGACGTCTACATCATGGCTGACGGCGACGATACCTACGACGCTTCGGTGGCGCCACAGATGATCCAGTTACTGCTCGACAAGAACCTCGACTGCATCAATGGCGTGCGCCACTCGACCGAGATCGAGGCCTACCGTCAGGGCCACAAGTTCGGCAACTGGATGCTGACCACCATCGTGGCCAAACTGTTCGGCAATTCCACCAAGGACATGCTGACCGGCTACCGCGTGTTTTCGCACAAGTTCGTCAAATCGTTCCCAGTCGTCTCCAAGGGATTCGAAATCGAAACTGAGCTGACCGTGCACAGTCTCGAACTGCGCATGCGCAGTGAAGACGTCGACACCGCTTACGGCGTCCGACCCGAAGGCTCGGCGAGCAAGCTGAGCACCTACAAGGACGGCATGAAAATTCTGTGGATGATTTTCAAGCTCATCAAATTGGAACGCCCGACATTATTCTTTAACACGGTCAGCCTGATTTCAGTGGTGCTCTCCCTGGCGCTGTTCTATCCGGTACTGATGGACTACCTGCACACGGGCCTGGTGCCGCGTTTGCCTACCGCCATCCTGTCGGGGCTGGTCATGCTGCTGGCCTTGTTCAGCTTTGCGGTAGGCCTGATCCTGGCCTCGGTGACCCAAGGGCGCCGCGAAACCAAGCAACTCAGTTTCCTGGCCACACCGCGCCGCGCGCCCAAGCCCGGGATTGGCTCTTGA
- a CDS encoding GtrA family protein, producing the protein MNKQFLSKFAKFALVGGGVALFDAACFWLALKLFHNSVVARTISVLLAITLSWLINRRFTFHATAIPPGWQEWLRFALSQFPGACTNAVVSVIAYHYLPYAQNNAWLSVACGSAAGLTINFLMANFFVFQRPPSQS; encoded by the coding sequence TTGAACAAGCAATTTCTGTCCAAATTTGCCAAGTTCGCGCTGGTGGGCGGTGGCGTCGCCCTGTTCGACGCGGCATGCTTTTGGCTGGCATTAAAACTGTTTCACAACAGTGTGGTTGCCCGCACGATCAGCGTTCTGCTGGCAATCACTTTGTCGTGGCTGATCAACCGCAGATTCACCTTCCACGCCACGGCAATCCCGCCTGGCTGGCAGGAATGGTTGCGGTTTGCCCTGTCGCAGTTCCCCGGAGCCTGCACCAATGCCGTGGTGTCGGTCATCGCCTACCACTACCTGCCTTATGCCCAGAATAACGCCTGGTTGTCGGTGGCGTGTGGCAGTGCGGCAGGCCTAACGATTAATTTCCTTATGGCTAATTTCTTCGTCTTTCAACGGCCTCCCAGCCAGTCATGA
- a CDS encoding enoyl-CoA hydratase family protein: MRYLPGQAQQLPGHNRQLAGYQSTHFQFDVSGGVATLTLDRPERKNPLTFDSYAELRDLFRALPMATDIKAVVITGAGENFCSGGDVHDIIGPLTQLDMPGLLAFTRLTGDLVKAIRACPQPVVAAVDGVCVGAGAMLALAADIRFGTVRSKTAFLFTRVGLAGCDMGACALLPRVIGQGRAAELLYTGRSMGGAEGERWGFFNSLHEPEALSHAALTMARGLADGPTFAHGMTKTMLQQEWNMGVDQAIEAEAQAQAICMATNDFHRAYHAFVAKQKPVFEGD; encoded by the coding sequence ATGCGTTATCTTCCCGGCCAGGCACAGCAACTGCCCGGCCACAACCGGCAACTGGCCGGCTACCAGTCCACCCATTTCCAGTTCGACGTGAGCGGCGGCGTGGCCACGCTCACGCTCGACCGTCCCGAACGCAAGAATCCGCTCACCTTCGACTCGTACGCCGAGCTGCGCGACCTGTTCCGCGCGCTGCCCATGGCCACCGACATCAAGGCCGTGGTGATCACGGGCGCCGGCGAAAACTTCTGCTCCGGCGGCGATGTGCACGACATCATCGGCCCGCTCACGCAGCTTGACATGCCCGGCCTGCTGGCGTTCACGCGGCTTACTGGCGATTTGGTGAAAGCCATCCGCGCCTGCCCGCAACCGGTGGTGGCGGCAGTGGATGGCGTATGCGTGGGCGCGGGCGCCATGCTGGCGCTGGCGGCCGACATCCGCTTCGGCACGGTGCGCAGCAAGACCGCGTTTTTATTCACCCGCGTGGGCCTGGCCGGCTGCGACATGGGCGCTTGCGCCTTGCTGCCGCGCGTGATCGGCCAGGGGCGCGCAGCCGAGCTGCTGTACACCGGCCGCTCGATGGGCGGCGCCGAGGGCGAGCGCTGGGGCTTTTTCAACAGTCTGCACGAACCCGAAGCGCTGTCGCACGCGGCGCTCACCATGGCGCGCGGGCTGGCCGATGGTCCCACCTTCGCCCACGGCATGACCAAGACCATGCTGCAACAGGAGTGGAACATGGGCGTGGACCAGGCCATCGAGGCGGAAGCGCAGGCGCAGGCCATTTGCATGGCCACCAACGATTTTCACCGTGCCTACCACGCTTTCGTGGCCAAGCAAAAGCCGGTCTTCGAAGGCGATTGA
- a CDS encoding oligosaccharide flippase family protein — MSFSRQVGRSAIWAIVGQGTTAVMSLINFAVVGRFVSPNDYGSFLLAMMVLTGTQWLALNAYKEPVVQAKELTNSLINSVFTFSLMVGALLCTVMLGVALFLERNGETPGVGMCIVVLALKLLIDTAMSVPNALRVRQLDFRFLARVSIGANIASTVVNVSLLFLGFGMLSLVISQLVTSLLSAFALLYTGKQRYALRWHRDDLQLLKGYSPHVIMWQLMEALGQTVDRFFIASRLTLADLGLYGFGKRLNDVIIEVLVGATSNVSLPAFSQMQDDRQRLQAAFLKAVRLVTMMVLPLIAALWVTADDFVPLLFGPKWEQAVPVYRWFLLLGIIQTIGILQGGLLRSMWKPGVWTRYQIMQVVANIAVLSMVAGQSIEVIAAAIVIRAYVLWGWVVYQVCKALQMKFRFYALQLLRPVSLALLSAAAGYAIRHYVVMDWNLLLRLIVGGLVVVATFITLVMLLYRTAADELLSIVNNVISRTKAA, encoded by the coding sequence ATGAGTTTTAGCAGACAGGTAGGTCGCAGCGCGATCTGGGCGATTGTCGGGCAGGGTACTACTGCCGTGATGTCATTGATTAATTTCGCAGTCGTGGGCCGCTTTGTATCGCCCAATGATTATGGTAGTTTTTTGTTGGCAATGATGGTGCTTACCGGCACCCAGTGGCTGGCATTGAATGCCTACAAGGAGCCGGTGGTCCAGGCCAAGGAGCTGACCAACAGTCTGATCAACTCGGTATTCACGTTCAGCTTGATGGTTGGGGCCCTACTGTGCACGGTGATGCTCGGTGTGGCGCTGTTCCTCGAGCGTAATGGGGAGACGCCGGGTGTGGGGATGTGTATCGTGGTGCTGGCGCTCAAGTTGCTGATTGACACGGCCATGTCGGTACCCAATGCCCTGCGGGTGCGCCAGCTCGATTTTCGTTTTCTGGCACGGGTGTCGATCGGTGCCAATATCGCCTCCACCGTGGTCAATGTGTCGCTGTTGTTCCTCGGGTTCGGCATGTTGTCGCTGGTGATTTCACAGCTTGTCACCTCGCTGCTGAGCGCGTTCGCTTTGCTGTACACCGGCAAGCAGCGCTATGCACTGCGCTGGCACCGTGACGACTTGCAACTGCTCAAAGGGTACTCGCCGCACGTGATCATGTGGCAGTTGATGGAAGCGCTGGGGCAGACGGTCGACCGGTTCTTCATCGCCTCGCGCCTCACACTGGCCGACCTTGGCCTTTACGGTTTCGGCAAACGCCTCAACGACGTGATCATTGAAGTGCTGGTCGGTGCCACCTCCAATGTTTCGCTGCCGGCGTTTTCGCAAATGCAGGACGATCGTCAGCGCTTGCAGGCGGCATTCCTTAAAGCGGTGCGGCTGGTGACGATGATGGTGTTGCCGCTGATCGCCGCGCTGTGGGTGACAGCCGATGATTTCGTGCCGCTGCTGTTCGGCCCGAAATGGGAACAGGCCGTGCCGGTCTATCGCTGGTTCCTATTGCTGGGAATCATCCAGACTATCGGCATCCTGCAGGGCGGGCTGCTGCGCAGCATGTGGAAGCCGGGTGTGTGGACCCGCTACCAGATCATGCAGGTGGTGGCCAATATTGCCGTGCTGAGTATGGTGGCCGGCCAGAGCATTGAAGTCATTGCTGCCGCCATCGTCATTCGCGCCTACGTGTTATGGGGCTGGGTGGTGTACCAGGTATGCAAGGCATTGCAGATGAAGTTTCGCTTCTATGCGTTGCAGCTGTTGCGGCCGGTCAGCCTGGCCCTGCTGTCGGCGGCGGCTGGCTATGCTATACGCCATTACGTGGTGATGGACTGGAATTTGCTTCTACGCCTGATCGTCGGCGGCCTGGTGGTGGTAGCGACCTTTATCACCCTGGTCATGCTGCTGTACCGCACCGCGGCCGACGAGTTGCTCAGTATTGTCAACAATGTCATTTCTCGTACCAAAGCCGCGTAA
- a CDS encoding acyl-CoA dehydrogenase family protein — protein MPDKTYLDWPFFAPHHAALEAALDAWSQQHLAHAPHDRAGVDGACRQLVRQLGESGWLRHAVAGVAHGGHADAIDTRAICLIRETLARHDGLADFAFAMQGLGAGAISLHGSEDQRSRYLPRVASGAAIAAFALSEPQAGSDVAAMQCAATPDGEHYVLDGEKTWISNGGIADFYVVFARTGEQPGARGISALIVDADTPGFEIAERIDVIAPHPLARLRFNRCRIPAAQRIGAAGQGFKVAMSTLDVFRTSVAAAALGFARRALDEALAHTTQRSMFGQMLSDFQLTQAKLADMATGIDAAALLTYRAAWQRDCGRKVTREAAMAKLTATETAQQVIDAALQMFGGLGVVSEQPVESLYREIRALRIYEGATEVQQLIIARELLREAASAKGEA, from the coding sequence ATGCCTGATAAAACTTATCTCGACTGGCCGTTCTTCGCGCCGCACCATGCAGCGCTGGAAGCGGCGCTCGACGCCTGGAGCCAGCAGCACCTGGCCCATGCCCCCCACGACCGCGCCGGCGTTGACGGTGCCTGCCGCCAGCTGGTGCGCCAGTTGGGCGAGAGCGGCTGGCTGCGCCACGCGGTGGCGGGCGTGGCGCACGGCGGCCATGCCGACGCCATCGACACCCGCGCCATCTGCCTGATCCGCGAAACGCTGGCGCGCCACGATGGCCTGGCCGATTTCGCGTTTGCCATGCAGGGCCTGGGCGCGGGCGCCATCAGCTTGCACGGCAGCGAGGACCAGCGCAGCCGCTACCTGCCGCGCGTGGCCAGTGGCGCGGCGATTGCCGCCTTTGCGCTGTCCGAACCGCAGGCCGGCTCCGACGTCGCCGCCATGCAGTGCGCGGCCACGCCGGACGGCGAACACTACGTGCTGGACGGCGAGAAGACCTGGATTTCCAACGGCGGCATCGCCGACTTTTACGTGGTGTTTGCGCGTACCGGCGAGCAGCCCGGCGCGCGCGGCATCAGCGCCTTGATCGTCGATGCCGACACGCCCGGCTTCGAGATCGCCGAACGGATCGACGTGATCGCCCCCCATCCGCTGGCACGCCTGCGGTTCAACCGGTGCCGCATCCCTGCCGCGCAGCGCATCGGCGCGGCAGGGCAGGGCTTCAAGGTGGCGATGTCCACGCTCGACGTGTTCCGCACGTCGGTGGCTGCGGCCGCGCTGGGCTTTGCGCGCCGGGCGCTGGACGAAGCACTGGCCCATACCACGCAGCGGTCGATGTTCGGCCAGATGCTGTCGGACTTCCAGCTCACGCAGGCCAAGCTGGCGGACATGGCCACCGGCATCGACGCCGCCGCCTTGCTCACGTATCGCGCCGCGTGGCAGCGTGACTGCGGCCGCAAGGTGACCAGGGAGGCGGCCATGGCCAAGCTCACCGCCACCGAAACGGCGCAGCAGGTGATCGACGCCGCGCTGCAAATGTTCGGCGGCCTGGGCGTGGTGAGCGAGCAGCCGGTCGAGAGCCTGTACCGCGAAATCCGCGCGCTGCGCATCTACGAAGGCGCGACCGAAGTGCAGCAACTGATCATCGCGCGCGAGCTGCTGCGCGAGGCCGCGTCGGCAAAAGGGGAGGCGTGA
- a CDS encoding MarR family winged helix-turn-helix transcriptional regulator, which translates to MPLTEHDDHNDSDDQPEPVLDLASRLTQDHHQSLKLWLRMLSCTVKIENEIRSRLRATFGITLPRFDLMAQLERHPQGLRMGELSKRMMVTGGNITGITDQLEQEKLVVRVPDPKDGRVFSVKLTAAGRRAFATMAQVHEEWIAELLQDVSGADKTQLIELLSHMKHSLHARDDK; encoded by the coding sequence ATGCCCCTGACCGAACACGACGACCATAACGATAGCGACGACCAGCCGGAACCGGTGCTCGACCTGGCCAGCCGCCTGACGCAAGATCACCACCAGTCGCTCAAGCTGTGGCTGCGCATGCTCTCGTGCACGGTCAAGATCGAAAACGAGATCCGCAGCCGGCTGCGCGCCACGTTCGGCATCACCTTGCCGCGCTTCGACTTGATGGCGCAACTGGAGCGCCACCCGCAAGGCTTGCGCATGGGCGAGCTGTCCAAACGCATGATGGTCACCGGCGGTAACATCACCGGCATCACCGACCAGCTGGAGCAGGAAAAGCTGGTGGTGCGCGTGCCCGATCCGAAGGACGGCCGCGTATTCAGCGTGAAGCTCACCGCCGCCGGCCGCCGCGCGTTTGCCACCATGGCGCAGGTCCACGAGGAGTGGATTGCCGAACTGCTGCAGGACGTCTCCGGCGCCGACAAGACCCAATTGATCGAACTGCTGTCGCACATGAAGCATAGCCTGCATGCGCGCGACGACAAATAA
- a CDS encoding SDR family NAD(P)-dependent oxidoreductase, with product MSDTTLPLAGKHALVTGGARGIGAACVHALLTRGARVTIAGRDAAALAAMQTALAHEFGAGSINVQAFDVADPESVRTGFDLAARALGRIDILVNNAGQAASAPLLKTDAALWQRMLDVNLGGVFHCTQAALPAMLDAGWGRIVNVASTAGLTGYRYAAAYTAAKHGVVGLTRALALEVATRGVTVNAVCPGYTDTDIVREAVANIVAKTGRTPEQARAELAAGNPQQRLVQTGEVANAVAWLCLPESGAMNGQAIAVAGGEVM from the coding sequence ATGAGCGACACCACCTTGCCGCTGGCCGGCAAACACGCGCTGGTGACCGGCGGCGCGCGCGGCATCGGTGCCGCCTGCGTACACGCCTTGCTGACGCGCGGCGCACGCGTGACGATTGCGGGGCGCGATGCCGCAGCACTGGCCGCCATGCAAACTGCGCTGGCCCATGAATTTGGCGCTGGCAGCATCAACGTGCAGGCGTTCGATGTGGCCGATCCGGAGTCCGTTCGCACCGGCTTCGACCTTGCGGCGCGCGCCCTTGGCCGCATCGACATTCTGGTCAACAATGCCGGCCAGGCGGCATCCGCGCCGCTGCTGAAAACCGATGCCGCGCTGTGGCAGCGCATGCTGGATGTGAATCTTGGCGGTGTGTTCCATTGCACCCAGGCCGCGCTGCCGGCGATGCTCGATGCCGGGTGGGGTCGCATCGTCAACGTCGCCTCCACGGCGGGCCTCACCGGCTACCGCTACGCCGCCGCCTACACCGCCGCCAAGCACGGCGTGGTGGGGCTCACGCGCGCGCTGGCGCTGGAAGTGGCCACGCGGGGCGTGACGGTGAATGCCGTGTGTCCCGGCTATACTGACACCGACATCGTGCGCGAGGCGGTCGCCAACATCGTCGCCAAGACCGGCCGCACACCAGAGCAGGCGCGCGCCGAACTGGCCGCCGGCAATCCGCAACAGCGGCTGGTGCAAACGGGCGAAGTGGCCAATGCCGTAGCCTGGCTCTGCCTGCCGGAGTCCGGCGCCATGAATGGACAAGCCATCGCCGTCGCCGGCGGTGAAGTGATGTAA
- a CDS encoding RidA family protein — MEFLLPPGWPRPRGYSNGVVASGRTVYVSGMIGWDAQGVFHTDDFAGQVRQALANIVAVLAEAGAGPEHIVRMTWYVLDTKEYTGAYKAVGAAYREVIGAHYPAMTAVQVAGLVEERARVEIEVTAVVP; from the coding sequence ATGGAGTTTTTGCTGCCACCGGGCTGGCCGCGTCCACGCGGCTATTCGAATGGCGTGGTTGCCAGCGGCCGCACGGTGTACGTCAGCGGCATGATCGGCTGGGATGCGCAGGGCGTATTCCACACCGACGATTTTGCCGGCCAGGTGCGCCAGGCTTTGGCAAATATCGTCGCCGTGCTGGCCGAAGCGGGCGCGGGGCCCGAGCACATCGTCCGCATGACCTGGTACGTACTCGATACGAAGGAATACACGGGCGCCTACAAGGCGGTGGGCGCCGCCTACCGCGAGGTGATCGGCGCCCACTATCCCGCCATGACGGCGGTGCAGGTGGCCGGGCTGGTGGAGGAGCGCGCCCGGGTCGAGATTGAAGTTACGGCGGTGGTGCCGTGA
- a CDS encoding polysaccharide pyruvyl transferase family protein produces MKLYYYRGDKPNFGDDLNPWMWPKLLPGVWDDNQNEMFLGIGSIIFDSHPKQANKIVFGAGYGGYTPLPVIDEKWKFYFVRGLHTARECKLDPSMALGDSAILLRSCITERPAKLHKVSFMPHFESTYDGNWRLACQLAGVHYIDPTATVDQTLQDILSSELLITEAMHGAIVADALRVPFVAVEPIQQRHHMKWFDWASALDLDLRPQPLAASSMVEALMKRAGPNEALVVRIRANRRWLNLMSKRFAHGAAESLLKLSRIEPQLSGDANMERAHSRMLEKVELLKADLGAAAPRIRAAG; encoded by the coding sequence ATGAAACTCTACTACTACCGGGGCGACAAGCCAAACTTTGGTGATGACCTCAACCCATGGATGTGGCCGAAGCTGCTGCCGGGCGTGTGGGACGATAATCAGAACGAGATGTTCCTCGGTATCGGCTCGATTATTTTCGATTCCCATCCCAAACAGGCCAACAAGATCGTGTTCGGCGCCGGTTATGGGGGGTATACCCCGCTGCCGGTCATCGACGAGAAGTGGAAATTCTATTTCGTGCGCGGCCTGCACACGGCGCGCGAATGCAAACTCGACCCGTCGATGGCATTGGGTGACTCCGCCATCTTGCTGCGCTCGTGCATCACAGAGCGCCCCGCCAAGTTGCACAAGGTGTCGTTCATGCCACACTTCGAGAGCACGTACGATGGCAACTGGCGCCTTGCGTGCCAGCTCGCCGGCGTCCACTATATCGACCCGACCGCCACCGTCGACCAGACCTTGCAGGATATTCTCAGCTCCGAATTGCTGATTACCGAAGCGATGCACGGGGCCATCGTGGCTGACGCGCTGCGGGTGCCGTTCGTGGCGGTGGAGCCGATCCAGCAGCGCCACCACATGAAGTGGTTCGACTGGGCCTCGGCGCTCGACCTCGACCTGCGTCCGCAACCGCTGGCCGCATCCAGCATGGTCGAGGCGCTGATGAAAAGAGCCGGCCCCAACGAGGCGCTGGTGGTCCGCATCCGCGCCAACCGCCGTTGGCTCAACCTGATGTCCAAGCGCTTCGCGCACGGCGCAGCCGAGAGCTTGCTCAAGCTTAGCCGGATCGAACCGCAGCTCAGCGGCGACGCCAACATGGAACGCGCCCACAGCCGCATGCTGGAAAAAGTCGAGCTGCTCAAGGCCGACCTGGGCGCCGCCGCGCCGCGCATCCGTGCGGCGGGTTGA
- a CDS encoding acyltransferase family protein, which yields MSGEAIAHQGSGTRLAFIDIAKGLGIILIVLGHNQAFLFRFPDAADFLMAFRLPFFFFMAGVTFSARTKTLKQVALQRADAWLKPVMVVVIVTGLLHAVFGDRSPQAILLGLIYPAGFTLNPVPLWFLTHLWLLYVFSTLLLRADKLLLDSPVKRALLLIILAAAGYFVMDAFADASIVPECRSQSEFSASLLTCGLPFSADLLLMTSFYFLLGNFLAVQVKRFQINLVWAAVAAIAMVVFQFGFSYTIDFNLRHYDAPVATTLQALCGIYLMLCVCTLLSRIGLAANVLRYFGSASLFILLFHVSILHVFLPLFQRDIRSSVIIVALSLPLALCLSALMWEWCKRSKILSALVLPRKWQRTGGPATPGAAAAPAGSTAHRS from the coding sequence ATGTCCGGCGAGGCTATTGCTCACCAGGGATCCGGCACCCGACTTGCCTTCATCGACATCGCCAAGGGGCTCGGCATTATCCTGATCGTGCTGGGGCACAATCAGGCCTTCCTGTTCCGTTTCCCCGACGCCGCCGATTTCCTGATGGCCTTCCGCTTACCGTTTTTCTTCTTCATGGCGGGCGTGACCTTCTCGGCCCGCACCAAGACCCTCAAACAAGTGGCACTCCAGCGTGCCGATGCCTGGCTCAAACCGGTGATGGTCGTGGTAATCGTTACCGGCTTGCTGCACGCGGTGTTTGGTGACCGGTCACCGCAAGCCATCCTGCTCGGCTTGATCTACCCTGCCGGCTTCACGCTCAATCCCGTGCCGCTGTGGTTTCTGACACACCTGTGGCTGCTGTACGTATTCAGCACCCTGCTGCTGCGCGCCGACAAACTGTTGCTGGACAGCCCGGTCAAGCGCGCGCTGTTGCTGATAATCCTGGCTGCAGCCGGCTACTTTGTGATGGACGCGTTTGCCGATGCCTCCATCGTTCCGGAGTGCCGCAGCCAGTCCGAATTCAGTGCCTCGCTGCTTACATGCGGTCTGCCGTTCAGCGCCGACCTGCTCTTGATGACCAGCTTCTACTTTTTACTCGGCAATTTTCTGGCTGTACAAGTGAAGCGGTTTCAGATCAATCTGGTCTGGGCCGCGGTGGCGGCGATTGCCATGGTGGTATTCCAGTTCGGCTTCAGCTACACCATCGATTTCAATCTGCGCCATTACGACGCGCCAGTCGCAACCACCCTGCAGGCGCTATGCGGTATTTATCTGATGCTGTGCGTGTGCACCCTGCTGAGCCGCATCGGGCTCGCAGCCAACGTTCTGCGTTACTTCGGCAGCGCCAGCCTGTTCATCCTGCTGTTCCACGTAAGCATCTTGCATGTATTTCTGCCCCTTTTCCAGCGCGACATACGTTCCAGCGTCATCATCGTGGCGCTGTCCTTGCCGCTCGCGCTGTGCCTGTCGGCCTTGATGTGGGAATGGTGCAAACGCAGCAAGATATTGTCCGCGCTCGTCCTACCGCGCAAATGGCAGCGAACCGGGGGGCCGGCAACGCCCGGCGCCGCAGCGGCGCCGGCAGGTTCCACCGCGCACAGATCGTAA